From a single Raphanus sativus cultivar WK10039 chromosome 3, ASM80110v3, whole genome shotgun sequence genomic region:
- the LOC108846784 gene encoding uncharacterized protein LOC108846784 has protein sequence MSIEHASTTDSGGPDDKSCEITPKYWCSCYSSIIIFVSVSTLVLGGLSYLLDGKHACYIELFAQSVSVSNATNAANVTTADWRTVTWRLLRGDEVISQVSPSLDDFGFEKTDEPVTVANFKKVVTPVVNGSVVWNYRVDSVVRLKAEFAYGFMKVVCRDIPVKFTADVAGNVVGSLLGGMRPCQYLLPDSLNSG, from the exons ATGTCTATAGAGCACGCTTCAACCACCGATTCCGGCGGCCCTGACGATAAGTCCTGCGAGATTACTCCAAAATATTGGTGCTCTTGCTACTCCTCTATCATTATTTTCGTATCCGTTTCCACTCTCGTCTTGGGAGGCTTGAGTTATCTCCTCGACGGCAAACATGCTTGTTACATAGAGCTCTTTGCTCAATCCGTCTCCGTCTCAAACGCTACAAACGCCGCAAACGTTACAACCGCTGATTGGAGAACCG TCACGTGGCGTCTCCTTCGTGGCGATGAGGTTATCTCCCAGGTATCTCCGTCGTTGGATGATTTCGGATTCGAGAAAACTGATGAGCCGGTTACAGTTGCCAACTTTAAAAAGGTGGTGACACCGGTAGTTAACGGCAGCGTGGTTTGGAATTATCGTGTGGACAGTGTCGTCCGTTTGAAGGCAGAATTTGCGTATGGGTTCATGAAGGTGGTTTGCCGCGATATCCCGGTGAAGTTTACAGCGGATGTGGCGGGGAATGTGGTTGGTTCTTTGCTCGGAGGTATGCGACCATGTCAATATTTACTCCCGGATAGCTTGAATTCTGGTTAA
- the LOC108846730 gene encoding uncharacterized protein LOC108846730, with product MVYQTNFHQTQPFSVALRRWWSRPMMTIPPSNGRSCTNKECAAMCAPCFGALLTVVAVYLIFLYIDKAHSHAKISLQSLALSSATWQCDFLVKIQTSRYSIYYNVDDAAVRLGSRNAAVLNITSQRVSRDDTAFSLVFVAKEENRSDAGALEVKLMAKHKRYVDNDEAGHFNIRCQNLTRIICESSFTGFRLFTLSKIRQRATVE from the coding sequence ATGGTTTACCAAACCAACTTTCATCAAACGCAGCCGTTCTCCGTCGCTCTTCGTCGGTGGTGGTCACGTCCAATGATGACTATCCCACCATCTAATGGACGTAGTTGCACTAACAAAGAATGTGCGGCTATGTGTGCACCCTGCTTTGGCGCCTtactcaccgttgtcgccgtgtacttaatttttttgtacatCGACAAAGCCCACTCCCACGCCAAAATCTCCCTCCAGTCCCTCGCCCTCTCCTCCGCAACGTGGCAATGCGATTTTCTCGTGAAAATCCAGACCTCGAGGTATTCTATCTACTACAACGTCGATGACGCTGCCGTGAGGCTTGGTTCTCGAAACGCCGCCGTTTTGAACATCACTAGCCAACGTGTTTCTAGAGATGACACGGCTTTCTCGTTGGTTTTCGTTGCTAAGGAGGAGAATCGAAGCGACGCTGGAGCGCTTGAGGTCAAACTCATGGCGAAGCATAAGCGTTACGtggataatgatgaagctggacACTTTAATATTCGGTGCCAAAATCTGACTCGGATTATATGTGAATCCTCTTTTACTGGTTTTAGGTTGTTTACTCTTTCAAAAATAAGACAACGAGCGACAGTTGAATAA